TAGTACTAATACCTACTTGACCATAGGTAATTACATTTATAAATGAGTAGAATTGGTTTTTTCTTTAGATTTTGAGCAAGGTTGAAAATTTTTCAGACCTCCCTGACTTGGTTTATGGTTTCCAGAATGTCCATACCTTTCCGTTGTATACCGCAAGATGCTTTTTAACGGTATCATATACCATCATCCCTGGTGCCGGGTTGATGATGGCCAGATGCGGGCTGGCTACTTTGGGCAGGATCATCGCTTTATCTGAAGCTTCCAGAACAAGAATTCCATTGGTAGAAGAAACAGTTCCTATTCCCGTTTTAGCAGTGGACTTTTCTACTTTATCTGTTCCCTGTATGCTCAGATCGGCTGTCCCGATGGTTGCGGCTGTGCCATCATCTTCGCTGAGATTCACCCATTGCCCACCATTTTTAAGATACTTCACTTTATGATCTGTGGTATCATAAATTAAGCTTCCTTCGGCAGATATTCCGGTTTTATTTTCAACATAAGGGAGAATAATTCCCCTGTTTTCTGTATTGGAAAATTCGAGGGATACCGAAGTGTTGGTAACATTTTCTTTTCCTATTGCTACCTGTGCTTCTATAGTACAGGCCGCAAGTACGGTTAAAATCAGTAGTGTTTTTTTCATTATGTATTTGATTAGTTTAATAATTGACCTAGTCTTCCCGTTAAAAAAATTTAATAAAACTTTTATATTAATTAAATCCTTTAACCTTTAATGCAATATTATCATTACACAGAAAGGTGCACAAGGTTAATGCAGGAAGAATTCAGAAAATTACGTGTCTCTTTCCTTCAATATACAAATAAGCAATACTGATAATCAATCAATTATAATAAAATAAAGTTTATGTCAGGAATACCTGACTTTACATAATCGTTAAAAAAAGGGGGTATTTTTTGATGGAAAAAGCCTGTTTTTTTTATCCGGCTAAAAAAAATCGAAAAATAGAAGTCAGCATTGCGGGTGTAATTATTCTCCAATCTATTATGAAAAGAAATTAAGTATATAAAAAACAGACAGGTATTCAGAAGAATCAATGAATTTCTTTACCACAAAGCTTTGAAAATAAAAAAACCACATTCTACTTTCATATGGGATTCTTGAAATTCTTTAGCTCTTTTATAAAATGGGAGGGAGAAATTCCGGTCTCTTTTTTGAATGTCACTGGTAAATACCTCTCTTAAAGCAAATCCTGATTTTTCGGCCAAATAACTGATGTTGTATTCTCTAAAAATAACACTCTCATAAAGTTGCCGGATGATATACTCTATTCTGAGACTGTTGATATAGTCATTAAAATTATTTTTTTATGCTGTCCGATCACATCATTCCAGCTAAGGACATTCAGGTTTATATACAGTTCCTGAAAATGGAGGGAATCAATCAGGCCTACACTCTGAGACATAGTTACATGCAGGTACATCAGATCAACCCTCACACAAATTAACGGATATCCGGAAGATTGAAGATTTGAAAGCCGGAATCTGTCATCCGCCTGGTGATTTCTGAAAGTTATAATAAAAAGTTGGAGTACTGGAAAGTAGTACCCCAACCATCTGTGCTGTTTCCGGCATTCTATGTTCAGTCCATATCATAGAATTATAATGCCGGAAATACAGGATAATAAAAAAAAATTATTTATATCGTCTGAATGATCATGACTTACCTCGTAGTATACCCTCCGTTGGCAAAAATGGTCTGCCCGGTAATCCACCAGCCGTCTGTAACCAGGAATTCTACTAACGGAGCAATATCTTTAATATCCGTTAATCCTCCAAGTGCAGATGCAGATTTGTGATAGGCTACGGCATCATCACTTTCCTGACCATAGAAAAAAGGAGTATCCATAGGTCCGGGAGCAACTGCTGTTACTGAAATACCCCGCTCACCAAACTCTTTAGAAGCAGCTCTGGTAAAATGTTCCACAGGGGCTTTCATTCCTGCATACGTTGAATATAAGCCTGTATAAGCTGCCAGCAGAGAAGTAACGATGGTACAGATTTTTCCATCATTATTCAGCTTTTTACCCGCTTCCTGAATGAAGAAATAGGCAACTTTCGAGTTGATTTCGCTCATGCTGTCATATTCTGCTTCGGTAGTATCTGCAAAAGGTTTTTTCAGGACTTTTCCTACCGTGTTG
This region of Chryseobacterium vaccae genomic DNA includes:
- a CDS encoding SDR family oxidoreductase, whose protein sequence is MKTHDVNGKVILVAGGGKNLGGLLCRNLAAKGAKLVIHYNSESTRSDAEKTLADVQALGAEAILVQGDLTKVEKITELFDAGIKKFGGIDIAINTVGKVLKKPFADTTEAEYDSMSEINSKVAYFFIQEAGKKLNNDGKICTIVTSLLAAYTGLYSTYAGMKAPVEHFTRAASKEFGERGISVTAVAPGPMDTPFFYGQESDDAVAYHKSASALGGLTDIKDIAPLVEFLVTDGWWITGQTIFANGGYTTR